The DNA region TCGCGGGGATTGAAGTTACCGACACCGATAAACGCCAGGACGATGCAGCAGAAAGCGCTGATGATGCGCCGATAGTTATCTATATCAACAAAATTCTTACCGATGCCATCCGCAAAGGCGCATCGGACTTACATTTTGAACCTTACGAAAAACGCTACCGCATCCGGTTTCGCATTGACGGCATATTGCACGAAGTCTCTGAACCGCCCATCAACCTAGCATCCCGGATCTCGGCCCGCTTGAAGGTAATGTCGAAACTGGATATTGCCGAGCGGCGGGTGCCGCAGGATGGCCGCATCAAGATGAAGCTGTCGCGCAATAAGAGCATCGATTTTCGTGTCAGCACCCTGCCCACGCTTTGGGGCGAAAAGATAGTAATGCGTATCCTCGATTCCTCTTCCGCCCAGTTAGGGATTGAAAAGCTCGGCTACGAAGAGGATCAAAAACAGGCCTATCTGGAGATGTTATCACGGCCACAGGGGATGATCCTGGTCACCGGCCCCACAGGTTCTGGTAAAACCGTGTCGCTTTATACCGGGTTGAATATCCTCAATACCGAAGAGCGCAACATCTCCACCGCCGAAGACCCGGTAGAAATTAACCTCGAAGGGGTCAACCAAGTCCATATCAATATTAAAGCCGGGCTGACCTTTGCCTCGGCGTTGCGCTCGTTTCTGCGTCAAGACCCTGATGTGGTGATGGTAGGGGAAATCCGTGACCTGGAAACCGCTGAAATTGCTATCAAGGCCGCCCAGACCGGCCACTTAGTCTTATCGACCCTGCATACTAACTCTTCTGCGGAGACCCTCACCCGTTTGCTCAACATGGGTGTGCCTGGTTATAACATCGCCAGTTCGGTGAATCTGATCATTGCGCAGCGGCTGGCGCGGCGTTTATGTGTCGAGTGTCGCCAAGCAGAAGATATTCCTGAGCATGAGCTGTTAAAGTTAGGTTTCAGTCAGGAACAGATAGCCACAGGCTTTACCGTGTATAAACCCTGTGGTTGTGAACACTGCTCTGGCGGTTACAAAGGGCGGGTGGGGATCTATGAAGTGATGAAGATGTCCGACGAAATTGCCCGGATCATCATGGAAGGTGGCAATTCATTACAGATTGCCCGCATGGCCAAGGAACAGGGGATGCGCGATCTACGCCAATCCGGTTTACTGAAAGTAGTTGAAGGTGTGACCAGTATTGCCGAAATTAACCGTGTGACCAGCTACTAAGCAACTCACGGCGACATGCTAAGCTAGACTAAACATTACACTTCCCAAAGGCGCCAAGGAACACGTTATGGCTACAGCAACCGCTTCCCGAAAAGCTGTTAAAAAAACCAAAGAAGTCAAAGCGCCCACCATTTATACCTTTGAATGGAAAGGGGTAAACCGAGACGGCAAGAAAACCAGTGGCGAACTGCGCGGTGCCACCGCCATTGAGATCAGAAATCAATTAAAAAATCAGGGGATTATCCCTAAGTCCGTCAGTAAAAAATCCAACGGTCTGTTCAGCAAAGAAAACGTTAAAATCAAACCGATGGATATCGCGGTGGTCACCCGTCAGATCGCCACCATGCTAGCTGCTGGCGTGCCACTCGTCACCACGCTCGACCTCGTTGGCCGAGGCCATGAAAAGCCAAGAATGCGTACGCTGTTAGGTACCATTTTGACCGATGTGCAATCAGGGATCCCCTTATCTGAAGCATTAAGGCCACATCGGCTCTATTTTGATGATCTCTATGTCGATTTGGTGGCCGCTGGTGAACATTCAGGCGCGCTCGACATAGTGTTTGACCGTATCGCCACTTACAAAGAAAAATCGGAAGCGCTGAAATCCAAAATCAAAAAAGCCATGTTTTACCCCGCAGCAGTAGTGGTGGTAGCAATTGCCGTGACTGTTTTACTGCTGTTATTTGTGGTGCCACAGTTTGAAACTATTTTCGCCAATTTTGGCGCTGAACTACCTGCTTTTACCCAATTAATCATCAATATCTCCCGTGGTTTACAAAGCTCTTGGTACTTTTTCCTGGTGGGGATTATTGTGGCTACCTGGTCATTTGTCAGAGCCCACCGTAACTCGCAAAAATTCCGCGATAAAATCGATGAGACCGTACTGAAAATTCCGCTTATCGGGCCAATTCTACATAAAGGCGCTATGGCGCGTTTTGCCCGCACACTGGCAACCACCTTTACCGCCGGGGTACCTTTGATTGAGGGTTTGGAGTCGGCCTCAGGGGCTTCTGGCAATGCGGTGTATCGCAAGGCACTGATGAATGTCCGTACCGAAGTCATGGCCGGGATGCAGATGAATGTGGCCATGCGTACCACCAAGCTATTCCCCGACATGCTGATCCAGATGGTAATGATAGGTGAAGAATCCGGTTCGCTAGATGAGATGCTGAACAAGATTGCCAACATCTATGAAATGCAGGTAGATGATGCGGTGGACGGCTTATCCAGCCTGATTGAGCCGATTATGATGGTAGTGATTGGAACCCTTGTTGGTAGTTTGATTATTGCTATGTACCTACCCATATTCCAGATGGGCAACATTGTAGGCCAATAAGTTACATTGCAAGTTAGCCAATATTCTTTATAGACTGTTGGCAACTGGCCATTACATAAAAACTAGAAAGATTCTGTCATCATGTCTGATTTTCTTACCATAATGAGCCAGCATCCCTGGCTGTTTACTAGTTTGGCGTTTGTGTTTGCTGCCGTTATTGGCAGTTTTATCAATGTGGTGATCTACCGTTTACCGGTAATGCTAAAACGAGAGTGGCAGCAAGAATGCGAAAGCTACCTTGAAGAATATCAACCGGCGGCATTTAAGTTACTCACCGATAAACAGCTATTGCAGCCGATAGATAAATTACCCGCCAGATTCAACCTGATTGTTCCAGGCTCTGCCTGCCCGAAATGCCATAGTGCCATCAAACCCTGGCATAACCTGCCTATTATTGGCTGGCTGCTACTAAGAGGTAAATGCGCGGCTTGCCAACAGCCAATTTCCGGACGTTATCCATTATTTGAATTGCTGGCGGCGCTACTGGTTGCTACGCTGGCGTGGAACTTTGGCCCCACCTGGCAATTCGCCTTATCGGCCCTACTCACATTTGCCTTGATAGCGTTAGCGGGCATCGATATTGATGAAATGCTGCTGCCAGATCAGCTCACCTTACCTTTCTTATGGCTGGGCTTAGCCGCCAATGGCTTTGGCCTGTTTGTGCCGCTAACCGATGCGCTCATAGGTGCAATTGCCGGATATCTCAGTCTTTGGTCAGTATTCTGGCTATTTAAACTGCTGACAGGCAAAGAAGGTATGGGCTATGGTGATTTTAAGCTGTTGGCATTGTTTGGTGCCTGGCTTGGCTGGCAAATGCTACCGCTGATCATCTTATTGTCATCGCTGCTAGGTGCAGTGATAGGCCTATCCTTA from Shewanella dokdonensis includes:
- the pilB gene encoding type IV-A pilus assembly ATPase PilB; amino-acid sequence: MPTTGLHLGLSTLFIRKGLLDESRLAEAIAQSRKHKQSLVTTLVASKLLSARTIAELCYEEYGTPLLDLAEFDVSSIPEEFLNRKLIDKHRCLPLFKRGNRLYIATSDPTNIAALEEFQFSAGLHAEAILVEEDKLAKALDKILEEDISALDLSGIDENALAGIEVTDTDKRQDDAAESADDAPIVIYINKILTDAIRKGASDLHFEPYEKRYRIRFRIDGILHEVSEPPINLASRISARLKVMSKLDIAERRVPQDGRIKMKLSRNKSIDFRVSTLPTLWGEKIVMRILDSSSAQLGIEKLGYEEDQKQAYLEMLSRPQGMILVTGPTGSGKTVSLYTGLNILNTEERNISTAEDPVEINLEGVNQVHINIKAGLTFASALRSFLRQDPDVVMVGEIRDLETAEIAIKAAQTGHLVLSTLHTNSSAETLTRLLNMGVPGYNIASSVNLIIAQRLARRLCVECRQAEDIPEHELLKLGFSQEQIATGFTVYKPCGCEHCSGGYKGRVGIYEVMKMSDEIARIIMEGGNSLQIARMAKEQGMRDLRQSGLLKVVEGVTSIAEINRVTSY
- a CDS encoding prepilin peptidase, which gives rise to MSDFLTIMSQHPWLFTSLAFVFAAVIGSFINVVIYRLPVMLKREWQQECESYLEEYQPAAFKLLTDKQLLQPIDKLPARFNLIVPGSACPKCHSAIKPWHNLPIIGWLLLRGKCAACQQPISGRYPLFELLAALLVATLAWNFGPTWQFALSALLTFALIALAGIDIDEMLLPDQLTLPFLWLGLAANGFGLFVPLTDALIGAIAGYLSLWSVFWLFKLLTGKEGMGYGDFKLLALFGAWLGWQMLPLIILLSSLLGAVIGLSLLLFKGMQRNNPIPFGPYIVIAGWVALLWGQSIVSWYLRSL
- a CDS encoding type II secretion system F family protein, which codes for MATATASRKAVKKTKEVKAPTIYTFEWKGVNRDGKKTSGELRGATAIEIRNQLKNQGIIPKSVSKKSNGLFSKENVKIKPMDIAVVTRQIATMLAAGVPLVTTLDLVGRGHEKPRMRTLLGTILTDVQSGIPLSEALRPHRLYFDDLYVDLVAAGEHSGALDIVFDRIATYKEKSEALKSKIKKAMFYPAAVVVVAIAVTVLLLLFVVPQFETIFANFGAELPAFTQLIINISRGLQSSWYFFLVGIIVATWSFVRAHRNSQKFRDKIDETVLKIPLIGPILHKGAMARFARTLATTFTAGVPLIEGLESASGASGNAVYRKALMNVRTEVMAGMQMNVAMRTTKLFPDMLIQMVMIGEESGSLDEMLNKIANIYEMQVDDAVDGLSSLIEPIMMVVIGTLVGSLIIAMYLPIFQMGNIVGQ